Proteins encoded within one genomic window of Rhododendron vialii isolate Sample 1 chromosome 1a, ASM3025357v1:
- the LOC131301484 gene encoding pentatricopeptide repeat-containing protein At1g31430-like: MDYSGSSTLVANIYASADRWVANISASADRWEDVTKVKVKMKAIGVKKASGCSSIEVDGCVHEFLVGDASHRKMKEVHAMLDGITRPLSGLEDIEMEADNKVAGYFGKPECQSRVKATVIIIVILSGSCRGIVIVSVIIITISFHAY, from the exons ATGGACTATAGTGGTTCAAGTACTCTCGTGGCCAATATCTATGCATCTGCTGACAGATGGGTGGCCAATATCTCTGCATCTGCTGACAGATGGGAAGATGTAACAAAGGTGAAGGTGAAAATGAAAGCAATTGGAGTCAAGAAGGCGTCTGGGTGTAGTTCAATTGAAGTTGATGGTTGTGTTCATGAGTTCCTAGTTGGCGATGCGTCTCATCGAAAAATGAAGGAAGTCCATGCCATGCTGGATGGCATCACTAGACCGTTGTCAGGCTTAGAAGATATTGAAATGGAAGCAGATAACAAAGTTGCAGGATATTTTGGGAAGCCTGAATG CCAGAGCAGAGTTAAAGCCACTGTCATTATCATCGTCATCCTCAGTGGAAGCTGCAGGGGCATAGTCATAGTCTCcgtcatcatcatcaccatctCCTTCCATGCCTATTGA